The following are encoded in a window of Microtus ochrogaster isolate Prairie Vole_2 unplaced genomic scaffold, MicOch1.0 UNK64, whole genome shotgun sequence genomic DNA:
- the LOC101985690 gene encoding LOW QUALITY PROTEIN: poly(rC)-binding protein 2-like (The sequence of the model RefSeq protein was modified relative to this genomic sequence to represent the inferred CDS: inserted 2 bases in 2 codons), whose amino-acid sequence MNTGVIEGGLNVTLTIRVLMHXKEVGSIIGKKGESVKKMXEESGARINISEGNCPERIITLAGPTNSIFKVFAMIIAKLEEDISSSMTNSTAASRPPVTLRLVVLASQWGSLIGKGGCKIKEIRESTGAQVXGDTLPNSTERAITIAGILHSIIECVKQICVVMLETLSQFPPKGVTIPYRPKPSSSPVIFAGGQDRYSTGSDSASFPHTTPSMCLNPDLEGPPLEAYTIQGQYAIPQPDLTKLHQLAMQQSHFPMTHGNTGFSGIESSSPEVKGYWEGLNASAQITSHELTIPNDLIGCIIGRQGAKINEIRQMSGAQIKIANPVEGSTTDRLVTITGSAASISLAQYLINVRLSSETGGMGSS is encoded by the exons ATGAACACTGGTGTGATTGAAGGTGGATTAAATGTCACTCTTACTATCAGGGTACTTATGC GAAAGGAAGTTGGCAGTATCATCGGAAAGAAAGGAGAATCTGTTAAGAAGATGC NCGAGGAGAGTGGTGCACGTATCAACATCTCAGAAGGGAATTGTCCTGAGAGAATTATCACTTTGGCTGGACCGACTAATTCCATCTTCAAAGTGTTTGCTATGATCATTGCTAAACTGGAAGAGGACATAAGCAGCTCTATGACCAATAGCACAGCTGCCAGCAGACCCCCAGTTACCTTACGGCTCGTGGTCCTTGCTAGTCAGTGGGGCTCTCTCATTGGAAAAGGCGGTTGCAAGATCAAGGAAATAAGAGAGAGTACAGGGGCTCAGG CAGGGGATACGCTCCCCAACTCAACTGAGCGGGCAATCACTATTGCTGGCATTCTGCACTCCATCATTGAGTGTGTCAAACAGATCTGCGTGGTCATGTTGGAGACTCTCTCCCAGTTCCCCCCGAAGGGCGTGACCATCCCGTACCGGCCCAAGCCCTCGAGTTCTCCAGTCATCTTTGCAGGTGGTCAGGACAGGTACAGCACAGGCAGCGACAGTGCGAGCTTTCCCCACACCACCCCGTCCATGTGCCTCAACCCTGACCTGGAG GGACCACCTCTAGAGGCCTATACCATTCAAGGACAGTATGCCATTCCACAGCCAGATTTGACCAAGCTGCACCAATTGGCAATGCAACAGTCTCATTTTCCCATGACCCATGGCAACACCGGATTCAGTGGCATTGAATCCAGCTCTCCAGAGGTGAAAGGCTATTGGGAAGGTTTGAATGCATCTGCTCAAATTACTTCTCATGAACTCACCATTCCAAATGATTTGATTGGCTGCATAATTGGGCGTCAGGGCGCCAAAATCAATGAGATCCGTCAGATGTCTGGGGCGCAGATCAAAATTGCAAACCCAGTGGAAGGATCTACTACTGATAGGCTGGTCACCATCACTGGGTCTGCTGCCAGCATCAGCCTGGCTCAATATCTAATCAATGTCAGGCTTTCCTCGGAGACAGGTGGCATGGGGAGCAGCTAG